The DNA segment CATAGTTTAATGATCTACATATGTTATAAAGTAAATATGCAATCTGCAATGCCCTTACCTCTCTCAATATGTTCTCGAATAGATGAGATCGCAGATAATCAGCAACAGCATGGCCCAAGTGGCCATCAAAAATTGCAAATAAGCCCAATTCATAGTTATTAACTTTCTTATATTCTGCCACCAAATAGTCCTCCATTGGATGATACGATTTCCCTTTCATCAAGTGATAGCCATGTCGAATACATCTGCCAGAGACCTTGGTCTTGCCCTTTCCAGTTTCTGATGATGAAGCAAATCCCGCTTTAACCTGCATGAATATCAGGACATCTAAGTAAATCATACTTGGAAACCACATGATAAATGGCTTCAAAATGCTAAAACGAAACAACAATTTGTCAAAcaaagaaaaacaagaagataGTTTATGAAGTATGAAAATCAAACCGAAGCATCACAACAAGGACTTGCCCACACTTGATCATGGTAAAAAGTTGTTTTCGACAATTTTGGACATGCTGGTAGAAGGCATATACTACACAGAGAGCTCTCTGGATAACTATTTACACCAATTTATGGTAGGCCGTCTCTTTTTTAATAACAATACATTGAGCTTTTGGCTTGTACcagaaattgattctatcaaagaGGCCATATGATTGTCAAAAATGCTAATATGGTGAGAGAAATCCCTTTCATCATAGCAATCTTGTAGCTCTCTTGGGACTTACTACAAGCAACTGAAGAGTAGCATTCATGAGATTAAGACTTTACAAGAGATTGAAACACTGCTTACAGGACTGAAAATTCCCACCGCCTATTGAGTTTAGACTCATAATCAAAACAGAAATTGCAAGCATTGAAAGAGCAGATCGTATGACAAGTATGATCCTAATCAGGGCAAGAACATTACTCAAGATGCACAACAGGAAGAGCAATAATAGACCACGCAAAAGAGAATTCTTTTCATGAATCGACATTCTCCCATTCTAGTTTTGGAAGAACTAAACAGATTCCAACACggaataaaaaaagaaagcaatTCAGGCAATCTGTGACGGAAGTCAACGCACCTTCATCTTCTGCAAGATCTCCCTCCCCGTCATTCTTGAGACCTGCTCGTACCATGTGCTCGAAACCAATCTGGTTAAGGAAAGTTAGGCATTGAAAGAAATGGACCGATGAAGGCGTCGTTCGCTTGACACAGGATCTAGTGTGAGATCCACCGTCCGATCTCCCCCTATAGCCCCAGACAGGATATCGCATAACTAGACTCGCGGGACATTCCAGGGGTGGGCCCCCCTTTCCATCATCCATGAAAACCCACCTTCCGGTGTTTGGCAGCTCCGACGTGGCACGGAAGGAAGATACCCGAAACGTGCTGCGTGGGTGCCCCGAGCCGACGGCCGGAGCCACCCCGTTGACTTCCACCGCGTTGCTTGACCGACGTTAAAATCCACGTGTTTGATTCTGGGCGGCGACGATATCAAGCACGAGTTAGGTTCCAGCGAAAGAGACGCCTACATTCTTTCAATATGATTCAGTGGCACAATATATTAATCTCATCTGATTCCAATCACAATTTAAGACTTTGGTTACACGTTGAGAACCAATTTGACTCGATCACGACTTTAGAACGCACCTCATTTAAATAATCAATTAGAGTGTATGGGTGAATAATCAGTACCGGTTGATGCATATTGATCATATTGAGACTGCAAAATAATAAGGTAATGCATAGCGATCAAGCTTGATTGGGAACTTGGATGAGAGAAATCCTGAAAtgacaaaaaaattaaatgataGCTGATAACGAGTCAAGGAATTAAACAGCAGCAAAGCTTTTAAATGTATTACTTGATGAAGGTCAGATCACAACAAAGATATGAAAGCTACCTTTACAACAACCATCTGCAGTTTGAGAACAAGAAACCTAGGCTTCATTAGATATGATCATAAAGAACTGTATCCAACAAGTGGTTTACAAGAAAATCCAATAGCATATTTCTTTAGACATCAAGAAATGGTCAGACTAATTGACAGTATACATTTCTAAATCACTAATCATCATGATAAtcatatcacttgatcaaatatggTATTTGGAATGTGCCTTTCCTTGAATGAGGCAGCTAACAATGGTGTTGTAAGTATACTCATCGGGGGACACTCCTCTAAGCACCATATTATCATGTAACTCAATAATTTCATTCGCTTGGGAACTTTTACTGAGTGCAGTAATGATCGTCGTATATGTTATTTGATCTGGAATCAAGCCTCCGTCCAGCATAATCCTCAAGAGCCCTTTTGCCTGTTCAAAGTATCCAAATTTGCAGAGGTAATTCATAAATATGTTGCAAGTGACTCCATTAACTGCTATGCCTAGCTTTTGCATGTCTTTGCATAAATCTAATGCCTCTTCATCCCTCTGACTCCTAAGATATCCATTGACCACAGTGTTATATGTGATTACATCGAGCAGCATACCTGAACTTCTCAGTTCCTCTATGGCTAATCGTGCCATATCTACATATTCCACTTGACAGAAACCATGAATGATCGAATTGTATGTAATTAGATTAGGCCTTTGCCCCACCTCTATCATTTCATCATATACCTTCAGAGCATCATCTATCTTTCCATCTTTGAAGAATCGATCAATTAAAGTACTATAAGTAACCACATCAGGTGCCAGACAGCTAACAAACATCCTTCCCAGAAGCTGTTTCACTTCACAGACCCTCCCTTGCTTATAGAGATGATTGATAAGGCTATTGTAGGGAACCACATCCTTCACCAATTTCTCTTCTCTACACTGGTTATAGTATCCAAAAGCCTCTTGCATGCATCCGTTCCTGCAATAGCCATCGACCAAAATTGCGTATGTGTAATGATCATGAGAAGCATGCACCTTCCTCATGTCCGACAATAAGAAACAAGCCTCCTCGATGTGACCCTGCTTTAAGAGCCAATTCAGGAGCGAATTATACACAACAACATTAGGCACCATGCCATCATCCAACATCTCGATAAATAACCTGAGAGCTTCTTCCATCTTCCCTTCTCTTGCATAGCCATCAATCAGAGTCCCATATGTTCTCAGGTTAGGTAGTAATCCCTTTTTTAGCATGTCTTTCTTAACCACATGCTCACCATCCTCTGCCCTCCCTGCCTTACAGAGATCATTAATGAGGCAATTAAAAGTTACAGCATTAGGTTCAGAATTATTCCCTGACACAAGCTTAATCTTCTTGAAAAGTTCGTAAGCCAAACTGAGCTCACCATTTCTGCAACACCCATCGATGAGCATATTGAAGGTAACAATATTAGGAAAAACCCCTCCTTTTAGCATTCGGTAAAACACCGAGAAAGCTTCACTAATCTTACATTCCCTACATAAGCCATAGATAACCAAATTGAAGGTGTTCACGTTTTCAACATACCCCAGTGCCAGCATTTCCTTGTACATCTCCCAGAACGCAACTCCGCCATCTTGACTCGACATAAGAAGATGGTTCAACAAGTTATTGCAGGCATGAACAGACACCCAAACACCTCTTGCTCGCAGCGTCTCCATCACCAAACAAGCATCTTTGGTAGCGCCAATCTGAGTACAACACCGGACCATGGCATCATAGACATCACGGCTCCCGCCGTACCTCTTACGACTTCGAGCGAGAGCATCCAATAGCTCCAGCGCAGCGACACGCCTTTCTTGCATCAATTGTCTCATGATGCACAAAGCTTCGTCAAACATCCTCGCAGACACCAAGACATGAATCAGGACAGAATACGTATCTAAATCGAGAGAAGAGCGCTCGTTGTTCCGCTGTTGCTCCAATGCCCAGTTGAAGAAATCTAGGGATAATCGAGGCGAAGACCGACAACGAAGGATAACTCGGCGGACTAACGGCCCGACGAGGTAAGAAGAGAATTGCTGCAGGAAATTCCAGTCGCGGCGCCTCAAATTGATGCATACTGCTTCCAAGACGGCTTCGGAATCGAGGATTGGAGGAGGTGGAAGGGGATGAGGCTTTCTGAAAGGGGATGGAGAACCAAACCCTCTGATTTGGATGATTAAAGATTGGATCTTTGCAAGGAAACGGAGTGAGGAAGGGAGCATAGAGCATTCTGGGGGATGTGTGGAGGGGTTTGGGGGTACAAAGATGGAAGGGCGTCTGAAGATTGGAGGAGAGGAGGACGGCGAGCGGGGGGCGGACGAGGGTGAGGGCAGGGAAGGGGTTTGAGGAGGTTCAGAGGAAGGAGCTTTAAGATCCCACTTGGGGGTCTccaaaacaaaaaagagaacagcgaaaagtatttttctttttgtttttgttgccATAACTAAAAACGTTTTCTTAAAATTCAAACATAAAAAGGGCCATGCGTCTTATCTCTGTTTTTGTTTTTTGAGTTAAAAATGACATATTTGATAGTAATTAACATTTTCTGGAGATTAATGTTACAACATTAATAATAAGTTCAGCAGAATTATGAGGTGAGCCGagttttttattttacttatttaGTCATGAGCATTTTCTATTCTTAATCTTAGCAAATGTAATGTATATATTGATTATTTTATGTGTCTTTAGAATGCAATAAATAATATTGGTCTGCTTTTAATTTATGAACGCCCCCGAGAGCATCAATTTTCGCGCACAGAAGGCCCAGCCAAGATCACGCGTCGTATCCAACGCTGTGCGGCCCGCCGCCCGTCTTACCCTTACTATACGGGCCTCGTGATTAGAGGAGTGAGTCTATGGCTGTCTGTAAGGGTCCCACGTCGAGCCAATACAACTAACTGTGTGCTCCCGTGGATCCGGTAGGATTCTGGGCAAGTGACAGAAAGTGCAGGAAATATATTTCCCATTTGTTTTAATAATGTatatactccgatctttttctcgaGTCCTCCATATTTGGTTGTCTGTTTTTatttttagggttagggttttctcCGACCTCATCGCTCCTTTCCCTCCGCCGCCTCCAAAGCTTATAGTGGTAAGACTTGTTCAGATCTCAGATCTCCAGTGCTCTGGTCGTCTTGGATCGCTATCTGCCATTGTATCGTCCTATTTCGACGTTGGGGTTTCCAGATCTTGTTTCTTTTTCTGGTTCCAAGATGATGCAGCCGGCCGGCGGGATGGTGCAGCCCCCTCCGATGGCTCCGTCCCCGATGGACCAGCAGCCGCCACCGCAGCAGTGGACCGTGATGCAGCCGACACTGCAGCCGCAGTACTACCAGGCACCCCCGGCGCCGCCGATGTGGAACCAGCAGGCCACCCAGGTGCCGCCTCCGCTTCCCCAGCCCGTGCCGCAGCAGCCCCAGCCGCAATACCAGGCCCCTGCGCCGGTGCCACCTCCCCAAATGCAGTATCAGGCGCCGGCGCCCGTCCCGGCCATGGCGCCACAGCCGGCGTCCGCTGATGAGATTCGCACGCTTTGGATTGGAGACTTACCGTACTGGCTGGAAGAGAGCTATCTCTACGGCTGCTTTGTTCATACCGGAgaggtgctctctctctctctctctctctctctctctctctctctctgtcgtaGTTCATTATTTCTATGATTTTGTGGCTTATGCTCCTTGATGGTCTGATTTCTTGTACCGTTTGATGTTTATAGAACTTTAGCGTGAAATGATGTATACAATTAGTGGATTGTTTTGGTTTGAGTTGTGCCATGGCATTTGATATATCATGGTCTGAAAGTATATACAGTtatattctttttctctttcaaaTCCCCAGTTTTTATTATGTTTAGTTTCTCAATTGGACATGCCTCCTAATCTGATTCTCGTTTATATATATTCACTCTTAGGATCAGCTTAGTGGCTGTTTTCTGATTCATACAAGTAATGATGCAGGTGGTTTCAGTTAAAGTTATCCGCAATAAGCAGACCGGGCAGTCAGAGGGTTATGGTTTTATTGAGTTTGTATCACGGGCGGCTGCAGATCGAATTCTTCAAACTTATAATGGTCAAGTGATGCCTAACACTGAACAGGCTTTCAGACTGAATTGGGCATCATGTGGAGCAGGTGAGAGACGTGATGGTGCCGACTATACAATTTTTGTTGGGGACTTGGGTGCCGACGTCACTGATTATTTGCTGCAAGAGACATTCATGACCCGCTACGCATCGGTAAAGGGTGCCAAAGTTGTCACTGATCGACTGACTGGGCGATCTAAAGGTTATGGTTTCGTTAAGTTTGGTGATTTAAGTGAACAAACAAGAGCAATGACTGAGATGAATGGAATTTACTGTTCAACAAGACCGATGCGGATTGGTCCAGCTGCTAATAAGAACACTTTGGGTACCCAACAGCAGTATCCCACAAATGGTATGTGGCTATGTATCGCTTCTTGTACTTTTAATAGTATACTTATTTTTCATACTCTGCAGGGAACCCTATAGTCTATGTTGCCACTTGACTAATTGATTGCAtagtttgatattatatttttaattgcaTCAGATGAATGCATAGTGTGGTAGTGGAATCagctaaatattattattagtatttttatttcCCCATCGTTCTCTTGAAGATAAGCGGCATTGCTTCGATTGATGTA comes from the Musa acuminata AAA Group cultivar baxijiao chromosome BXJ2-8, Cavendish_Baxijiao_AAA, whole genome shotgun sequence genome and includes:
- the LOC103993937 gene encoding polyadenylate-binding protein RBP45, which encodes MMQPAGGMVQPPPMAPSPMDQQPPPQQWTVMQPTLQPQYYQAPPAPPMWNQQATQVPPPLPQPVPQQPQPQYQAPAPVPPPQMQYQAPAPVPAMAPQPASADEIRTLWIGDLPYWLEESYLYGCFVHTGEVVSVKVIRNKQTGQSEGYGFIEFVSRAAADRILQTYNGQVMPNTEQAFRLNWASCGAGERRDGADYTIFVGDLGADVTDYLLQETFMTRYASVKGAKVVTDRLTGRSKGYGFVKFGDLSEQTRAMTEMNGIYCSTRPMRIGPAANKNTLGTQQQYPTNASYQNAQGAESENDPNNTTIFVGGLDTNVTDDHLRQVFSPYGEIVYVKIPVGKRCGFVQFASRANAEEALRMLNGTPLGGQNIRLSWGRSPANKQPQQDPNQWNGSYYGYAQNYNTYGYTPPQDPNMYAYAAYTGYGNYQQQQQPLPPQHPPQ
- the LOC135619413 gene encoding pentatricopeptide repeat-containing protein At1g11710, mitochondrial-like, producing the protein MFDEALCIMRQLMQERRVAALELLDALARSRKRYGGSRDVYDAMVRCCTQIGATKDACLVMETLRARGVWVSVHACNNLLNHLLMSSQDGGVAFWEMYKEMLALGYVENVNTFNLVIYGLCRECKISEAFSVFYRMLKGGVFPNIVTFNMLIDGCCRNGELSLAYELFKKIKLVSGNNSEPNAVTFNCLINDLCKAGRAEDGEHVVKKDMLKKGLLPNLRTYGTLIDGYAREGKMEEALRLFIEMLDDGMVPNVVVYNSLLNWLLKQGHIEEACFLLSDMRKVHASHDHYTYAILVDGYCRNGCMQEAFGYYNQCREEKLVKDVVPYNSLINHLYKQGRVCEVKQLLGRMFVSCLAPDVVTYSTLIDRFFKDGKIDDALKVYDEMIEVGQRPNLITYNSIIHGFCQVEYVDMARLAIEELRSSGMLLDVITYNTVVNGYLRSQRDEEALDLCKDMQKLGIAVNGVTCNIFMNYLCKFGYFEQAKGLLRIMLDGGLIPDQITYTTIITALSKSSQANEIIELHDNMVLRGVSPDEYTYNTIVSCLIQGKAHSKYHI